From the Lathyrus oleraceus cultivar Zhongwan6 chromosome 4, CAAS_Psat_ZW6_1.0, whole genome shotgun sequence genome, one window contains:
- the LOC127135867 gene encoding uncharacterized protein LOC127135867 — protein sequence MKFDELLSDLTKKSLLGKVLAYMYTIEFQKRGLPHAHILIFLHPSNKYPTPSDIDRIISAEIPDQDTNEELYNLVKTHMIHDPCGFANRSSPCMKDGKCSKYFPKQFQPETIVDQDGFPVYRRRDNGHTVLKNGIQVDNRNVVPYNAKLLTKITAAIVPNDDGTSNQPQNIDEIKQYIDCRYVSPSEASWRIFSFPIHGRKPAIERLYFHCEGQNSVYYTDFDRINTVLEKPSVTESMFTSWFEANCKYPEAQNLTYSKFVSKFVYVKKKREWKPRQKGYTIGRLIWVPPTTGELYYLRLMLTHVKGPCSYNDIKIVNNVKYDTFRDACFAMGFIGDDREFIAAIKEANHWGSGSINRPRHVWSKTCHLLVDGILYAQQRIANNREIMNLTLIEIERNLQRKSRSLKKFAGMPYPSGYVVEQLGNKLIYEERSYNPAEQLQEYNNLFLNLTDEQRGVFKRIMEAVNNQQGGVFFLYGYGGTGKTYMWRTLASYIRSKKQICLTVASSGIASLLLPGGRTTHSMFKIPISTMESSTCNIDKGSDRAELLKMAKLIIWDEAPMAHRFCFEAFDKTLKDIMGRSNCSDKLFGGKVIVFGGDFRQILPVVPRGSRSDIIHSTINSSYIWDHCVVLKLTKNMRLQQADNTSSTSELELFSNWILKVGDGKLEEPNDGYTDIPIPNDFLISNYDDPLEAIVSETYPNFLNNYKNPEFLQSRAILAGTIETVDIINQYVLGFISGEEKEYLSSDSVDTFDGEGNEAFDVLTPEFLNTLTTSGLPNHKIKLKIGTPIMLLRNIDQPEGLCNGTRLIVTRLANHVIEAKIISGKNIGGVIYIPRMDMTPTQSPWPFKMTRRQFPITICYAMTINKSQGQSLDYVGLYLPRSVFSHGQLYVAISRVKSKKGLKILIHDKDNHPLNSTTNVVFKEVFENL from the exons ATGAAATTTGATGAGCTTTTGTCTGATCTCACAAAGAAAAGTCTATTGGGGAAAGTTCTTGCAT aTATGTATACAATTGAGTTTCAAAAGAGAGGATTACCACATGCTCACATCTTAATTTTCCTCCATCCATCTAATAAATATCCAACTCCAAGTGATATTGATCGCATTATTTCAGCTGAAATACCTGACCAAGATACCAATGAAGAGTTGTATAATTTGGTTAAAACTCACATGATTCATGACCCGTGTGGATTTGCAAATCGATCTTCACCGTGCATGAAAGATGGAAAATGTTCTAAATATTTTCCAAAACAGTTTCAGCCCGAAACAATTGTTGATCAAGATGGGTTTCCGGTATATAGAAGAAGGGACAATGGACATACAGTTCTTAAGAATGGAATTCAAGTCGATAACCGGAATGTTGTTCCATACAATGCAAAGTTGTTGACAAA AATCACCGCTGCCATTGTACCGAATGATGATGGAACTTCCAACCAGCCGCAGAATATTGATGAGATCAAACAGTATATTGATTGTAG GTACGTTTCTCCGAGTGAAGCATCTTGGAGGATATTCTCCTTTCCAATCCATGGTAGAAAACCAGCTATTGAGAGACTGTATTTTCATTGTGAAGGTCAAAATTCGGTATATTACACTGATTTTGATCGTATCAATACAGTTCTGGAAAAACCAAGTGTAACTGAATCGATGTTTACATCATGGTTCGAAGCAAATTGCAAGTATCCTGAAGCACAAAATTTAACTTACAGCAAATTTGTTTCAAAATTTGTTTATGTTAAGAAAAAAAGAGAATGGAAACCCCGTCAAAAAGGTTACACAATTGGTAGACTTATATGGGTTCCTCCAACAACTGGCGAATTGTACTATCTTAGATTGATGCTCACACATGTCAAAGGCCCCTGCAGTTATAATGATATAAAAATAGTGAATAACGTAAAATATGATACTTTCCGGGATGCCTGTTTTGCTATGGGTTTTATCGGCGATGATAGAGAATTCATTGCAGCTATTAAAGAGGCAAATCATTGGGGTTCAG GCAGCATTAACAGGCCAAGACATGTATGGAGTAAAACATGTCATCTCTTAGTTGATGGAATACTATATGCTCAACAGCGAATTGCAAACAATAGAG AGATAATGAATTTAACATTAATTGAGATTGAACGAAATCTTCAAAGGAAGAGCCGAAGTCTAAAGAAATTTGCTGGAATGCCTTATCCAAGTGGATATGTGGTTGAGCAGTTGGGAAATAAGCTCATATACGAAGAGCGGAGTTACAATCCAGCCGAACAATTGCAAGAATACAATAATTTGTTCTTAAATCTTACAG atgAGCAAAGAGGTGTATTCAAGCGAATAATGGAAGCAGTAAACAATCAACAAGGAGGCGTATTTTTTTTGTATGGATACGGTGGCACAGGGAAAACCTACATGTGGAGAACTCTAGCTTCCTACATAAGATCAAAGAAACAAATTTGTTTAACTGTTGCTTCATCGGGCATAGCTTCACTACTACTTCCAGGAGGTCGAACGACTCATTCAATGTTCAAGATTCCAATATCTACAATGGAGTCTTCTACATGTAATATCGACAAAGGTAGTGATCGTGCAGAGCTACTAAAAATGGCAAAGTTGATAATTTGGGATGAAGCTCCAATGGCACACAGATTTTGTTTTGAAGCGTttgataaaacccttaaagaCATAATGGGGCGTTCCAATTGTTCTGACAAATTATTCGGAGGGAAAGTAATTGTATTTGGTGGAGATTTTCGGCAAATATTACCAGTTGTACCAAGGGGCAGCCGTTCAGATATAATACATTCTACAATAAATTCATCATACATCTGGGATCATTGTGTTGTGCTGAAGCTTACAAAGAACATGCGACTCCAACAAGCCGACAATACTTCAAGTACATCTGAATTAGAATTGTTTTCTAATTGGATATTAAAAGTTGGCGATGGGAAATTGGAAGAACCTAACGATGGTTACACGGATATTCCTATTCCAAATGATTTCTTAATTTCTAACTATGATGATCCACTAGAAGCCATTGTTAGTGAAACATATCCGAATTTTCTTAACAATTACAAGAATCCAGAATTTTTGCAATCAAGAGCTATATTGGCAGGAACAATTGAAACGGTTGACATCATAAATCAATACGTTTTGGGATTCATATCAG GTGAAGAAAAGGAATATTTAAGTTCAGATTCTGTAGACACTTTTGACGGTGAAGGAAATGAAGCTTTTGATGTTTTGACCCCGGAATTTTTGAATACACTTACAACTTCCGGTCTACCTAACCACAAGATTAAATTGAAGATTGGGACCCCTATTATGTTGCTTCGAAACATTGATCAACCTGAAGGTCTCTGCAATGGAACAAGGCTTATAGTTACAAGATTGGCAAACCACGTTATCGAGGCAAAGATTATATCTGGAAAGAATATTGGAGGGGTTATCTATATTCCAAGAATGGATATGACTCCAACACAATCTCCGTGGCCATTCAAAATGACTAGAAGGCAATTTCCCATAACTATATGTTATGCTATGACAATTAACAAATCTCAAGGTCAGTCATTGGATTATGTTGGATTGTATTTGCCTAGAAGTGTATTTAGTCATGGTCAACTATATGTTGCAATATCAAGGGTCAAAAGCAAAAAAGGGCTTAAGATATTAATCCATGACAAGGATAACCATCCATTGAATTCTACAACAAACGTCGTGttcaaagaagtttttgaaaacttATAG